A genomic segment from Vagococcus zengguangii encodes:
- a CDS encoding AEC family transporter, translating into MVATYLNILVIFAMIIIGYILSAKKWFNNKMIDAFSKLVLNIALPLNMYLNMIEKFEHDEFLTLATGIVLPAVSIVVTFILSKVFCSLFKVSTNRRGVFQTMFTASNTIFMGLPITTAVFGEHAIPYALLYYMCNTSFFFTVGISLIASDREGASMTWKFDWRDLVRKLLNPALVGFFIGLLWMLLELPKIKPLLDFSRYMGGLTTPLSLFIIGMIVYQTGWKSIKFNHEVAGVLLGRYLVSPLVVYLLSFIIPVPVLMLKVFMLQSAMPVQNSMAMLARAYGADEVFATSSLIYSILSYLVVIIVYLFLWI; encoded by the coding sequence TTGGTAGCGACTTATTTAAATATTTTGGTTATATTTGCCATGATTATAATTGGATACATTTTATCTGCAAAAAAGTGGTTTAATAACAAGATGATTGATGCATTTTCTAAATTGGTTTTAAACATTGCGTTACCGTTAAACATGTATTTGAATATGATTGAAAAATTCGAGCATGATGAATTTTTAACTTTAGCGACGGGGATTGTCTTACCAGCGGTGTCGATTGTCGTGACATTTATTTTATCAAAAGTTTTTTGTTCTTTATTTAAAGTCAGTACCAATCGTAGAGGTGTATTCCAGACTATGTTTACCGCGTCGAACACGATTTTTATGGGATTGCCAATTACAACGGCAGTCTTTGGGGAACACGCAATCCCGTATGCTTTGCTGTACTATATGTGCAACACGTCGTTCTTTTTTACTGTGGGTATTAGTTTGATTGCGAGTGACCGAGAAGGGGCGAGTATGACGTGGAAGTTTGATTGGCGTGATCTTGTTCGAAAGTTATTAAATCCAGCACTAGTTGGTTTTTTTATCGGCTTATTATGGATGTTGTTAGAGTTGCCAAAAATTAAACCATTACTTGACTTTAGCCGCTATATGGGCGGGCTAACGACGCCATTATCACTTTTTATCATTGGAATGATTGTTTATCAAACAGGTTGGAAAAGCATTAAATTTAATCATGAGGTGGCGGGAGTCTTATTGGGTCGTTATCTTGTATCACCATTAGTTGTTTATTTGTTATCCTTTATTATTCCGGTACCAGTATTGATGTTAAAGGTCTTCATGCTGCAATCAGCCATGCCAGTTCAAAATTCAATGGCCATGTTAGCTAGAGCTTACGGAGCAGATGAAGTCTTTGCCACATCGAGTTTAATTTATTCGATTTTATCCTATTTAGTGGTTATCATCGTTTACTTGTTCCTATGGATTTAA
- the citG gene encoding triphosphoribosyl-dephospho-CoA synthase CitG: MFYILNKIANLATEALIIEATLTPKPGLVDTANSGAHDDMDFFLFIKSALSLEKYFNQYLTEGYYHKGSPTELFKKIRIIGIEAEKDMFATTEQVNTHKGANFSLALLLSSMGYHLKNGLPEDYPLFLGLVFNYIKKMTTDLSQQDFETLETKKELTHGEKLYLKHGIKGIRGEAEAGFPTLNNVLSHHQILSQNKNKKKHYLLALLYIMSILEDSNIINRGGHAALKMVQHRAHSMFERYLSNDSEDAFIEEILRFDNQLITQHLSSGGAADILGLYIFIEEVRTFSRNHFNISNK; this comes from the coding sequence GTGTTTTATATTCTAAATAAGATTGCTAATTTAGCCACAGAAGCCTTAATTATAGAAGCAACCCTTACCCCAAAACCAGGTCTAGTTGATACCGCTAATTCTGGTGCTCATGATGATATGGACTTCTTTCTATTTATTAAAAGCGCTCTTTCTCTAGAAAAATATTTTAATCAATACTTAACAGAAGGCTATTATCATAAAGGAAGCCCCACAGAATTATTTAAAAAAATCCGCATTATAGGAATAGAAGCTGAAAAAGATATGTTTGCCACCACAGAACAAGTCAACACCCACAAAGGGGCAAATTTTTCGTTGGCTTTGTTACTATCTTCCATGGGTTACCACTTAAAAAATGGTTTACCCGAAGATTATCCACTTTTTTTAGGCTTAGTTTTTAACTATATTAAAAAAATGACAACCGACTTAAGTCAGCAAGACTTTGAGACCCTCGAAACAAAAAAAGAACTTACTCATGGTGAAAAACTCTATCTTAAACATGGTATCAAAGGAATTCGAGGAGAAGCTGAAGCTGGATTTCCTACCTTAAACAACGTCCTATCGCATCATCAAATACTCTCTCAAAACAAGAATAAAAAAAAACATTATCTCTTAGCATTACTCTATATTATGAGCATTTTGGAAGACTCTAACATTATAAATCGTGGAGGACATGCAGCGTTGAAAATGGTGCAACATAGAGCACACAGTATGTTTGAACGCTACTTGTCAAACGATTCTGAAGATGCTTTTATCGAAGAAATTTTACGATTCGATAATCAATTAATCACCCAACACTTAAGTTCTGGAGGCGCCGCCGATATCTTAGGCTTATACATTTTTATTGAAGAAGTTAGAACTTTTTCTCGTAATCATTTTAATATTTCTAATAAATAA
- a CDS encoding GntR family transcriptional regulator: MNELIDVVNRHLDFSESAPLKTIVYHAFRKTIILGQIPAGSRINEKEFSAQLNISRTPIRYALEKLADEGLVVRIKGVGIIVKGISIKDAYEIYDIRKALDVLATITAAKLMTPTDFKNLKALLDETERLNNENDIPAVLEKFTEFNEFILRKSQMLRLESIVLKLREYLMYFRDISISDKPRRDKALYEHFLIYKGMLNQDEEQIRLIIEEHLDYSLHFIIKEMEGVLYSK, from the coding sequence ATGAACGAACTAATTGATGTTGTCAATCGCCATCTTGATTTTTCAGAAAGCGCCCCTCTTAAAACCATCGTATACCACGCATTTAGAAAAACTATTATTCTAGGTCAAATCCCCGCAGGCAGTCGTATTAACGAAAAAGAATTTTCTGCTCAACTAAACATTAGCCGTACGCCAATTCGCTATGCATTAGAAAAACTTGCTGATGAAGGACTTGTTGTTCGAATTAAAGGTGTCGGTATCATCGTTAAAGGGATTTCAATCAAGGATGCTTATGAAATTTATGACATTCGTAAAGCCCTAGATGTCTTAGCTACTATTACTGCCGCTAAACTAATGACCCCTACAGATTTTAAAAATCTAAAGGCACTGTTAGATGAAACGGAACGACTTAATAATGAAAATGATATTCCTGCTGTTCTAGAAAAATTTACAGAATTCAATGAATTTATTTTAAGAAAAAGCCAGATGCTACGTTTAGAATCGATTGTTTTAAAGTTACGTGAATACCTTATGTATTTTAGAGATATATCTATTAGCGATAAGCCTCGAAGAGATAAAGCACTTTATGAGCACTTTCTTATCTATAAAGGGATGCTGAATCAAGACGAAGAACAAATTCGTTTGATTATTGAAGAACATTTGGACTACTCGTTGCATTTTATTATCAAAGAAATGGAAGGTGTTTTATATTCTAAATAA
- a CDS encoding CitMHS family transporter: MLLTILSYLMIIFFMFVIMKKKMSPFTSLVLIPLIFAIIAMATKVSNKGSLGDFVLEGIKTTSNTGIMLLFAILYFSIMLDAGLFDPITNKMIQLAKGDPLKVLIATAIVAAAVSLNGDGTTTTLICCSAFIPIYKKLDMKLMNLGVIVILQNTIMNLLPWGGPTARAMSVLKVGAEILGYLIPGMIIAVLYVTFIVAPIMGRKERARLGIKTLSDSELQEMSAITDEKILALRRPEKWWFNVVLTLLLIGLLITDSFYSLGLPPLFLFLIGTVLALMVNYPNLKDQSARIGANGGDAVQVVILVFAAGVFMGLFQGTGMADALAQSFTKIIPEQLAGFWGLIIALISAPGTFFISNDGFYFGVLPVLAEAGRSYGFTDMQMALASLMGQAFHLLSPLVAFIYLLLRLTGLDMGQWQKESAKWALGIFVIFVVTIILTGHMPLYLPQ, from the coding sequence ATGTTGCTTACGATTTTGTCTTACTTAATGATCATTTTTTTCATGTTTGTTATCATGAAAAAGAAAATGTCACCGTTTACATCTCTAGTTCTCATTCCTTTAATTTTCGCAATCATCGCTATGGCTACGAAAGTATCAAATAAAGGAAGCCTTGGGGATTTTGTATTAGAAGGGATTAAAACAACCTCTAATACAGGGATTATGTTACTATTTGCAATTTTATATTTCTCTATTATGTTAGATGCCGGATTGTTTGATCCAATCACTAATAAAATGATTCAATTAGCTAAAGGGGATCCCTTAAAAGTATTAATAGCCACAGCTATTGTAGCCGCCGCTGTTTCATTGAATGGAGATGGCACTACCACAACCTTAATTTGCTGTTCTGCGTTTATTCCTATTTACAAAAAATTGGACATGAAATTAATGAATCTAGGTGTAATAGTCATTCTACAAAACACGATTATGAATTTATTACCTTGGGGTGGACCAACCGCTCGTGCAATGAGTGTTTTAAAAGTTGGAGCAGAAATTTTAGGCTATTTAATTCCTGGCATGATTATTGCAGTTTTATATGTTACCTTTATTGTCGCACCAATCATGGGAAGAAAAGAACGTGCTCGCCTCGGAATTAAAACGCTTTCTGACTCAGAACTCCAAGAAATGTCAGCGATTACAGACGAGAAAATACTAGCTCTTAGACGACCTGAAAAATGGTGGTTCAATGTTGTTTTAACACTTTTACTGATTGGATTATTAATTACTGATTCATTCTATAGCCTAGGTCTACCACCTTTATTCTTATTCTTAATTGGAACAGTATTGGCCTTAATGGTTAACTATCCTAACTTAAAAGATCAATCAGCTCGTATCGGTGCAAATGGTGGGGATGCTGTTCAAGTAGTAATTTTAGTTTTTGCAGCTGGCGTCTTTATGGGACTTTTCCAAGGAACTGGTATGGCTGATGCATTAGCACAAAGCTTTACAAAAATCATCCCAGAACAATTGGCTGGTTTCTGGGGATTAATTATCGCTTTAATCTCCGCACCTGGAACGTTCTTCATTTCAAACGATGGTTTCTATTTTGGTGTGTTACCAGTTTTAGCTGAAGCTGGCCGTTCATACGGATTTACCGATATGCAAATGGCACTAGCATCTTTAATGGGACAAGCTTTCCATTTATTAAGTCCATTGGTTGCTTTTATTTACTTACTATTACGTTTAACAGGTTTAGATATGGGACAGTGGCAAAAAGAATCTGCTAAATGGGCCTTGGGCATCTTCGTTATCTTTGTAGTAACGATTATCTTAACTGGACATATGCCACTTTACCTCCCACAATAA
- a CDS encoding acetyl-CoA carboxylase biotin carboxyl carrier protein subunit, with product MLRKFKIKIDGKEYMVEMEEIGGVAAPSTVASPVTLEVAPTQSVPEVAVVDSPPTTTGDTSDAMVSPMPGAILKILVKVGNQVKENQPLLILEAMKMENEVVARQDGVITDIFVNQGQNVNAGEPLITVK from the coding sequence ATGTTAAGAAAATTCAAAATCAAAATTGATGGTAAAGAATACATGGTTGAAATGGAAGAAATTGGTGGAGTAGCAGCACCATCTACAGTGGCCTCACCAGTAACTTTAGAAGTAGCACCAACTCAATCAGTTCCTGAAGTGGCTGTTGTAGATAGCCCGCCTACAACTACAGGAGACACGAGTGATGCGATGGTTTCTCCGATGCCAGGTGCAATCTTAAAAATTCTAGTTAAGGTAGGAAATCAAGTAAAAGAAAATCAACCGTTGTTAATATTAGAAGCAATGAAGATGGAAAATGAAGTCGTTGCAAGACAAGATGGTGTGATTACTGATATTTTTGTTAATCAAGGGCAAAATGTTAATGCGGGTGAACCACTAATTACAGTTAAATAG
- a CDS encoding sodium ion-translocating decarboxylase subunit beta encodes METLIEGITSITMGQIIMMLIGSILMYLGIKKEYEPTLLVPMGLGTILVNFPGTGVLTQTLGGVQQEGVFEILFKAGIGTELFPLLIFIGIGAMIDFGPLLQNPFMLLFGAAAQFGIFFVVVVAVLCGFDIREAASIGIIGAADGPTAIFVANTLAEDLLGPITVAAYSYMALVPIIQPIAIKAVTTKKERQIRMHYKAENVSQTTKILFPIIITVVAGFIAPISLPLVGFLMFGNLLRECGVLDRLSLTAQNELVNIVSILLGLTISFKMQATEFLNLQTLMIIAFGLVAFIMDSIGGVLFAKLLNLFRKEKINPMIGAAGISAFPMSSRVIQKMATEEDPQNFVLMYAVGANVSGQIASVIAGGLLLAFFS; translated from the coding sequence TTGGAAACGTTAATTGAAGGTATTACATCGATTACGATGGGACAGATTATCATGATGCTGATTGGTAGCATCTTAATGTATTTAGGAATCAAGAAAGAATACGAACCAACTTTATTAGTTCCTATGGGATTAGGAACAATTTTAGTTAACTTTCCTGGAACAGGCGTTTTAACTCAAACTTTGGGAGGCGTCCAGCAAGAAGGTGTTTTTGAAATATTATTTAAAGCCGGAATTGGAACGGAATTATTCCCGTTGTTAATTTTTATTGGTATCGGTGCGATGATTGATTTTGGACCGTTATTACAAAATCCATTTATGCTCTTATTTGGAGCAGCCGCTCAGTTTGGTATTTTCTTTGTTGTTGTAGTAGCAGTGTTATGTGGGTTTGACATTCGTGAAGCAGCCTCGATTGGCATTATTGGAGCAGCTGATGGACCAACAGCAATTTTTGTAGCTAATACGTTGGCAGAAGATTTATTAGGGCCAATTACCGTTGCAGCTTATTCATATATGGCGTTAGTTCCAATTATTCAACCAATTGCAATTAAAGCTGTTACGACGAAAAAAGAACGCCAGATTAGAATGCACTATAAAGCAGAAAATGTTTCACAAACCACAAAAATTCTATTCCCTATTATCATTACGGTTGTGGCAGGTTTCATCGCACCTATTTCATTACCATTAGTTGGCTTCTTGATGTTTGGTAATTTATTACGTGAGTGTGGGGTGTTAGATCGTTTATCATTAACAGCTCAAAATGAGTTAGTAAATATTGTCAGTATTCTATTAGGTTTAACCATCTCATTTAAAATGCAAGCGACAGAGTTTTTAAATTTACAAACGTTAATGATTATTGCTTTTGGTCTAGTCGCTTTTATTATGGATTCAATCGGTGGTGTTTTGTTTGCTAAATTATTAAATTTATTTAGAAAAGAAAAAATTAATCCGATGATTGGAGCAGCGGGGATTTCAGCTTTCCCAATGTCTAGCCGTGTCATTCAAAAAATGGCAACTGAGGAAGATCCACAAAATTTTGTTTTAATGTATGCTGTAGGAGCAAATGTTTCAGGACAAATTGCTTCAGTAATTGCTGGTGGATTATTACTAGCATTCTTCTCATAA
- a CDS encoding OadG-related small transporter subunit — MNVDTEALKIAFELMIFGMGGVFLVLFMLFLVSKLLLKFFP; from the coding sequence ATGAACGTTGATACAGAAGCGTTAAAAATCGCCTTCGAATTGATGATTTTTGGTATGGGTGGCGTATTTCTAGTATTATTTATGTTATTTTTAGTGAGTAAGTTATTATTGAAATTTTTTCCATAA
- the citC gene encoding [citrate (pro-3S)-lyase] ligase, whose product METKRLWLDRDATMNIKWQHLLEINQLAADHLVDYTIGIFKGQQLIATASAYQNIIKCVAIDLAYQNNNLLSELLKKMQEYFAEEGILHYFVYTKPETSSFFESVGFKLIIETKQVSFMEFGLPDFSRYREELLQKKRLTIGNGAIVMNANPFTNGHLYLVETAAKESPVVYVFVLSEEASLFDHATRLELVKQGTAHLNNVVVLSTKDYLISSATFPSYFLKEQAELDIARVQAQLDATLFRDKVAPLLDVAIRFVGDEPLSEVTEVYNQAMLEVFGNQLELKIIDRKKIDEQVISATKVREYLRIGNWSKVKQMLPPTTYQYLKNNEVNIIGN is encoded by the coding sequence ATGGAAACGAAGCGCCTTTGGCTAGATCGAGATGCCACTATGAACATAAAGTGGCAACACTTATTAGAAATAAATCAGTTGGCAGCGGATCACTTAGTTGATTATACAATTGGTATTTTCAAAGGACAGCAATTAATTGCGACAGCCAGTGCGTATCAAAATATTATTAAATGTGTGGCAATTGATTTAGCGTATCAAAACAACAATTTATTGAGTGAACTTTTGAAAAAAATGCAAGAATACTTTGCTGAAGAGGGAATCTTACATTATTTTGTTTATACTAAACCTGAAACGAGCTCTTTTTTTGAAAGTGTAGGTTTTAAATTGATTATAGAAACCAAACAAGTGAGTTTTATGGAATTTGGATTACCTGATTTCAGTCGTTATCGCGAAGAATTACTTCAGAAAAAACGTTTGACTATTGGAAATGGTGCTATTGTGATGAATGCCAATCCATTTACTAATGGCCATTTGTACCTGGTTGAGACTGCGGCTAAAGAAAGTCCAGTGGTTTATGTATTTGTGTTGAGTGAAGAAGCGTCACTATTTGATCATGCAACACGTTTAGAACTTGTAAAGCAAGGAACCGCCCATTTAAACAATGTCGTTGTACTATCAACGAAGGATTATTTGATATCGAGCGCAACGTTTCCTTCTTATTTCTTAAAAGAGCAAGCCGAATTAGACATTGCTCGCGTGCAAGCACAGTTAGATGCGACTCTTTTTAGAGATAAAGTAGCACCACTTCTGGATGTTGCTATCCGTTTTGTGGGAGATGAACCGTTGTCTGAAGTGACAGAGGTATACAATCAAGCAATGTTGGAAGTTTTTGGAAACCAACTAGAGTTGAAAATTATTGACCGTAAGAAAATTGATGAACAAGTGATCAGCGCAACGAAAGTACGTGAATATTTAAGGATAGGTAATTGGAGCAAAGTTAAACAAATGTTGCCGCCCACAACTTATCAGTACTTAAAAAATAATGAGGTGAACATAATTGGAAATTAA
- the citD gene encoding citrate lyase acyl carrier protein: protein MEIKFSASAGTTESSDVLVMIAPHLDNKLEIKLESSVEKQFGRLIRKKIEEVFSKLEVTSAKVEVIDKGALDCTIEARTITAIYRAAGEEVNWEVLQTWND from the coding sequence TTGGAAATTAAATTTAGTGCTAGTGCAGGGACAACTGAATCAAGTGATGTCTTGGTGATGATTGCTCCTCATCTTGATAATAAGTTGGAAATTAAACTTGAAAGTAGTGTTGAAAAACAATTTGGGCGTCTAATTCGTAAAAAAATTGAAGAAGTTTTTAGTAAATTAGAGGTCACTTCAGCCAAAGTTGAAGTTATTGACAAAGGAGCTTTGGATTGCACAATCGAAGCGCGGACTATTACGGCTATTTACCGTGCTGCGGGTGAAGAAGTTAACTGGGAGGTATTACAAACATGGAACGATTAA
- the citE gene encoding citrate (pro-3S)-lyase subunit beta has translation MERLRRTMMFVPGSNAAMLRDAVLYGADAVMFDLEDAVSLKEKDSARLLVFNALRTFDYSTVETVVRINGLETVGGQDIEAMVLAGVDVIRLPKTETAQDIVDVAAVITEMEAKYGIVNGSTKMMAAIESAEGVLNAREIAKASSRLIGIALGAEDYVTNMKTKRYPDGQELFFARSYILHSARAAGIAAIDTVYSNVDNTEGFLEEVRLIKQLGFDGKSVINPRQIPLVNQVYTPTAEEIQEAKEVIWGIREAEAKGSGVISVNGKMVDKPIVERAQRVIALAKATNLLKEGEF, from the coding sequence ATGGAACGATTAAGAAGAACAATGATGTTTGTACCGGGTTCTAACGCAGCAATGTTAAGAGATGCTGTTTTATATGGGGCAGACGCAGTAATGTTTGATTTAGAAGATGCAGTATCGTTGAAAGAAAAAGATAGTGCTCGTTTATTAGTTTTTAATGCTTTGAGAACATTTGACTATTCTACAGTTGAAACAGTCGTCCGTATAAACGGATTAGAAACAGTAGGAGGTCAAGATATCGAAGCCATGGTACTGGCAGGTGTCGATGTAATTCGACTACCCAAAACTGAAACAGCTCAGGATATTGTAGATGTTGCTGCAGTAATTACTGAAATGGAAGCTAAATATGGCATTGTTAATGGTAGCACTAAAATGATGGCGGCTATTGAGTCAGCAGAAGGCGTGCTGAATGCCCGTGAAATTGCTAAGGCAAGTTCACGTTTGATAGGAATTGCCCTAGGTGCAGAAGATTATGTTACTAACATGAAAACAAAACGTTATCCTGATGGACAAGAACTATTCTTTGCTAGAAGTTATATTTTACACTCTGCTAGAGCGGCAGGGATTGCTGCAATTGATACGGTATATTCAAATGTTGATAATACTGAAGGTTTCTTAGAAGAAGTTCGCTTAATTAAGCAATTAGGATTTGATGGTAAATCAGTCATTAATCCTCGTCAAATTCCATTAGTCAACCAAGTTTATACGCCAACTGCTGAAGAAATTCAAGAAGCAAAAGAAGTAATCTGGGGGATTAGAGAAGCAGAAGCCAAAGGTTCGGGTGTTATTTCTGTCAACGGTAAGATGGTTGATAAACCAATTGTAGAACGAGCACAACGAGTTATTGCTTTAGCCAAAGCAACAAACTTATTGAAAGAGGGGGAATTTTAA
- the citF gene encoding citrate lyase subunit alpha, whose translation MKNEVNREIPEEIVVKYGKFEGEFVNIKPYQESTRQVTPVKPKETKLLSSIKEAIIKSGLKDGMTISFHHHFREGDYVMNMVMAEIAALGIKNLSLAPSSIANVHEPLIEHIKNGVVTNITSSGLRDKVGAAISEGIMENPVVIRSHGGRARAIATGDIHIDVAFLGAPSSDEYGNVNGTVGKATCGSLGYAMIDAKYADKVVAITDTLVPYPNTPISIPQTDVDYVVEVEAIGNPEGIAKGATRYTKNPKELLIAEYAAKVIIGSSYYKEGFSFQTGTGGPSLAVTRFLKEAMVKDGIKASFVLGGITNAMVELLEEGLVKKIIDVQDFDHPSAVSLGKNEHHYEIDANMYASSASKGAVINQLDVAILSALEVDLDFNVNVMTGSDGVIRGASGGHSDTSAACNMSIIIAPLIRGRIPTVVERVNTVITPGSSIDVVVTEIGIAVNPSRQDLVEHFKSLDIPQYTIKELQEKAYQIVGHPYPIEYGEKIVALIEYRDGTMIDVVRNV comes from the coding sequence ATGAAAAATGAAGTGAATCGTGAAATTCCTGAAGAAATTGTTGTGAAGTATGGGAAGTTTGAAGGGGAATTTGTTAACATCAAACCTTATCAAGAAAGTACACGTCAAGTTACGCCTGTAAAACCTAAAGAAACAAAGCTTTTATCTAGTATCAAAGAAGCTATCATTAAGTCAGGGTTAAAAGATGGCATGACGATTTCTTTCCATCATCATTTCCGTGAAGGGGACTATGTAATGAACATGGTGATGGCAGAAATTGCTGCACTAGGAATTAAAAATTTAAGCTTAGCACCAAGTTCAATTGCAAATGTACACGAACCCTTGATTGAACATATAAAAAATGGTGTAGTCACTAACATCACTTCAAGTGGTTTGCGTGATAAAGTGGGAGCCGCTATTTCAGAAGGAATAATGGAAAATCCTGTCGTCATTAGATCTCATGGTGGTCGTGCACGTGCAATTGCAACTGGAGATATTCATATTGATGTAGCTTTTTTAGGAGCGCCAAGTTCAGATGAATATGGAAATGTGAATGGAACAGTTGGGAAAGCAACATGTGGTTCTTTAGGCTATGCGATGATTGATGCGAAATACGCAGATAAAGTAGTTGCCATTACGGATACATTAGTTCCTTATCCTAATACACCCATTAGTATTCCACAAACGGATGTTGATTATGTTGTAGAGGTTGAGGCAATTGGAAATCCAGAGGGTATTGCTAAAGGGGCGACACGTTATACAAAGAATCCTAAAGAATTACTGATTGCTGAATATGCAGCAAAAGTCATTATTGGTTCATCATACTATAAAGAAGGTTTCTCTTTCCAAACAGGCACAGGCGGTCCATCTTTAGCAGTAACCCGGTTCTTAAAAGAAGCTATGGTAAAAGATGGCATTAAAGCAAGTTTTGTTTTAGGCGGAATTACTAATGCAATGGTGGAGTTATTAGAAGAAGGACTTGTTAAAAAAATTATTGACGTACAAGACTTCGATCATCCATCGGCAGTTTCTTTAGGGAAAAATGAGCATCACTATGAAATTGATGCGAATATGTATGCTTCTTCAGCTAGCAAAGGAGCGGTCATAAATCAGTTAGATGTAGCTATTTTATCTGCTTTAGAGGTTGACTTGGATTTTAACGTTAATGTAATGACCGGTTCAGATGGTGTGATTCGTGGAGCGTCTGGAGGGCACTCTGATACTAGTGCAGCATGCAACATGAGTATTATTATTGCGCCACTTATTCGTGGTAGAATTCCAACGGTAGTAGAACGCGTTAATACAGTTATTACACCAGGAAGTAGCATTGATGTTGTAGTGACGGAGATTGGTATTGCTGTTAATCCATCACGACAAGATTTAGTTGAGCACTTTAAGAGTTTAGACATTCCCCAATATACTATTAAGGAATTACAAGAAAAAGCCTATCAAATTGTTGGGCATCCATATCCAATCGAATATGGAGAGAAAATCGTTGCGCTGATCGAATATCGTGATGGCACAATGATTGATGTTGTTAGAAATGTGTGA
- the citX gene encoding citrate lyase holo-[acyl-carrier protein] synthase: MLLEMCENNIFEGQKVSLIEMLDCREKRVYKQTELLENYPNNTLICATLNLPGEVKNNDFWSEAFIRHTDFLIDESFSNKICAGKVDLLKTGPERLIVVDESPIKTKEILIAFENKQKIGRLFDLDVIYLEDSQLKQVSRQDLGLPPRKCFICEDVAKNCSRSRKHSIIEMQQEMVNWL, from the coding sequence ATGTTGTTAGAAATGTGTGAGAATAACATTTTTGAGGGGCAAAAAGTTAGCTTGATTGAGATGCTTGATTGTCGTGAGAAGCGCGTATATAAACAAACGGAGTTGCTAGAGAATTATCCCAACAACACCTTAATTTGTGCGACTTTAAATTTGCCGGGTGAAGTTAAAAACAATGATTTTTGGAGCGAAGCGTTTATTCGGCATACAGATTTCTTAATTGATGAATCATTTTCAAACAAAATTTGTGCAGGGAAGGTTGATTTGTTGAAAACGGGACCAGAGAGGTTGATTGTAGTAGATGAATCACCTATTAAAACAAAAGAAATCTTAATTGCTTTTGAAAATAAACAAAAAATTGGTCGATTATTTGATTTAGACGTTATATATCTGGAAGATAGCCAGCTCAAACAAGTTAGTCGCCAAGATTTAGGGTTGCCACCTAGGAAATGTTTTATTTGCGAGGATGTGGCAAAAAATTGTAGTCGTAGCCGGAAACATTCGATTATTGAAATGCAACAAGAAATGGTGAATTGGCTATAG